One genomic region from Methanobacterium sp. encodes:
- the thiL gene encoding thiamine-phosphate kinase, with protein sequence MPLKVSDIGEKELIKRILKKSTKNVFNSSFFDNLSLKSLNDDAALINFGDQYLVATSDMLFKSAHFPKEMNPKQMGKKAVTVNVSDLAAMGAKPLGIIISLGLPKNMLVDEFDELMDGIIEGCLEYEMMLIGGDTNESQELTICGACLGIVNKDNVLMKSGARVGDIVAVTGPLGLASAGFEILFNNLELSSDLKEIPLKHALNPEARSKEGVLIAEKGYATSATDITDGLAKEIGELIDANSGKIGITIYEDLLPVPEEVIKVAEKTDKDPLDLVLYYGEDFELLLTIDKNIFNQIKDKISLYEIGCVTSSGKIVKISNDGTKKILEPRGYEHLSKK encoded by the coding sequence ATGCCCCTTAAAGTATCGGATATTGGGGAAAAAGAACTGATAAAAAGAATTCTTAAAAAAAGTACTAAAAATGTATTTAACTCTTCTTTTTTTGATAATCTATCACTTAAAAGCCTGAATGATGATGCAGCACTTATTAATTTTGGAGATCAATATTTAGTTGCAACTTCCGATATGCTCTTTAAATCTGCCCATTTTCCAAAGGAAATGAATCCCAAACAAATGGGTAAAAAAGCTGTAACTGTAAATGTGAGCGATTTAGCTGCAATGGGTGCTAAACCCCTAGGTATTATTATTTCATTAGGCCTGCCTAAAAACATGCTTGTTGATGAGTTCGATGAATTAATGGACGGGATCATCGAAGGCTGTTTAGAATATGAAATGATGCTTATTGGGGGGGATACAAACGAATCCCAAGAACTAACAATCTGTGGGGCATGTTTGGGCATTGTTAACAAAGATAATGTTTTAATGAAAAGTGGGGCTAGAGTTGGAGACATAGTGGCCGTTACAGGGCCTCTTGGACTTGCATCTGCAGGCTTTGAAATTTTATTTAATAATTTAGAACTTAGTTCTGATCTAAAAGAAATTCCACTAAAACACGCTTTGAACCCAGAAGCTAGATCTAAAGAAGGAGTTTTAATTGCAGAAAAAGGATATGCAACATCTGCAACAGACATAACAGACGGCCTTGCAAAAGAAATTGGAGAATTAATAGATGCAAATAGCGGTAAAATCGGGATAACCATTTATGAGGATCTTCTGCCAGTTCCAGAAGAAGTAATAAAAGTTGCAGAAAAGACTGATAAAGACCCGTTAGATTTAGTTCTTTATTATGGAGAAGATTTTGAACTCCTTTTAACCATTGATAAAAATATTTTTAATCAAATTAAAGATAAAATATCTCTTTATGAGATAGGGTGTGTTACATCATCTGGTAAAATCGTGAAGATTTCTAATGATGGGACAAAAAAGATATTAGAGCCACGTGGCTATGAACACCTGTCTAAAAAATAA
- a CDS encoding TRC40/GET3/ArsA family transport-energizing ATPase → MAFKDLFKFNKGKTTFVFIGGKGGVGKTTVSAATALWFARQGKKTLVISTDPAHSLSDSFEKNIGHNPTPIAENLEAVEIDPEVAMQDYQAKMKEQQALNPGMDMGMLQDQMDMATMAPGIDETAAFDKFLQYMTTDEYDIVVFDTAPTGHTLRLLSFPEMMDSWVGKMIKVRRQIGSMAKAFKNIMPFMGDEEEDRALQDMEATKKQIKAARGVLADPERTSFKMVVIPEEMSIYESERAMEALAKFNMTADGVIVNQIQPEEADCEFCAARRKIQEQRLKTIHEKFGNQLIAQIPLQAEEVKGMDKLKGIAEILYGESEAAASK, encoded by the coding sequence ATGGCATTTAAAGATCTCTTTAAATTTAACAAAGGAAAAACAACATTTGTATTCATTGGAGGGAAAGGAGGAGTTGGAAAAACAACTGTATCTGCTGCCACAGCGTTATGGTTTGCAAGACAGGGTAAAAAGACCCTTGTAATTTCTACAGACCCTGCTCACTCACTTTCAGACTCTTTTGAAAAAAACATAGGACACAACCCAACACCAATAGCAGAAAACCTTGAGGCAGTTGAAATTGACCCTGAAGTTGCCATGCAAGACTATCAAGCCAAAATGAAGGAACAACAGGCTTTAAATCCCGGTATGGATATGGGAATGCTTCAGGATCAGATGGATATGGCCACAATGGCTCCAGGTATCGATGAAACCGCCGCATTTGATAAGTTTCTTCAGTACATGACTACTGACGAGTACGATATTGTTGTTTTCGACACAGCTCCAACTGGACACACTTTAAGATTACTTTCATTCCCTGAAATGATGGATTCATGGGTGGGAAAGATGATAAAAGTAAGGCGCCAGATTGGAAGCATGGCCAAAGCATTTAAAAACATTATGCCATTTATGGGCGATGAAGAAGAAGATCGTGCTTTACAGGATATGGAAGCCACTAAAAAGCAAATTAAAGCAGCGAGAGGGGTTTTAGCAGATCCAGAAAGAACTTCCTTTAAAATGGTCGTAATTCCAGAAGAAATGTCAATTTATGAGTCTGAAAGAGCGATGGAAGCCCTTGCAAAATTCAATATGACTGCGGATGGGGTTATTGTTAACCAGATTCAGCCTGAAGAAGCTGATTGTGAATTCTGCGCTGCAAGGCGTAAAATACAGGAGCAACGCCTTAAAACAATCCATGAAAAGTTTGGAAATCAACTTATAGCTCAGATACCTCTTCAAGCAGAAGAAGTAAAGGGTATGGATAAACTTAAGGGCATTGCTGAAATCCTCTACGGAGAATCAGAAGCAGCAGCTTCTAAATAA
- a CDS encoding Lrp/AsnC family transcriptional regulator — MDDVDLAILRSLIKNSRITISQMSKEIDVPDATISNRLKKLEVDLIRRYTMILDWQKLGLKITSIIIIQTESEKHESVKEELSRLEEVSEVYSVSGEYDILIKVWVPGIEELNHLINTKIRSIEGVEDLTEMIVMERVKEDVPALKGL, encoded by the coding sequence ATGGATGATGTAGATTTAGCTATACTCCGTTCCTTAATTAAAAATTCAAGAATTACAATATCTCAAATGTCAAAAGAAATTGATGTACCTGATGCAACAATTTCTAACAGACTTAAAAAGTTAGAAGTTGACCTGATAAGACGTTACACAATGATACTTGACTGGCAGAAATTAGGTCTTAAAATAACATCTATAATCATTATTCAGACAGAGTCTGAAAAGCATGAATCAGTTAAAGAAGAACTCTCAAGACTTGAAGAAGTATCAGAAGTGTACAGTGTTTCAGGAGAATATGATATTCTTATTAAAGTCTGGGTTCCAGGAATTGAAGAACTTAATCATTTGATAAACACTAAAATACGCTCTATTGAGGGTGTTGAAGATTTAACTGAGATGATTGTAATGGAAAGGGTTAAAGAAGATGTTCCGGCACTGAAGGGGTTATAG
- a CDS encoding potassium channel family protein, protein MPKSIKDILIEMKNMSELMVDLAYSAMLFNSKDAAEEVIKLENKVNRLNYQIKKESLLAARTVEDAEKLTALLEVGEAAETIADSAKDIADLVLRDMRPHPVFKMVMEESDETIKRITIVEGSELIGKSLGELLLATRTGMTVIAIRRNESWIYGPDKNTILAADDTLIAKGNETGGILLEKLAKNEITLEECLDYDEVIED, encoded by the coding sequence GTGCCCAAGAGTATTAAGGACATTTTAATTGAAATGAAAAACATGTCGGAATTAATGGTGGATTTAGCATATTCTGCAATGCTTTTTAATAGTAAAGATGCTGCAGAAGAAGTTATAAAGCTTGAAAACAAAGTTAACCGGCTTAATTACCAAATAAAGAAAGAATCATTACTTGCAGCAAGAACTGTTGAAGATGCTGAAAAGTTAACTGCTCTTCTTGAAGTTGGTGAAGCTGCTGAAACAATAGCTGACTCAGCAAAAGATATTGCAGATCTTGTTTTAAGAGATATGAGGCCACATCCAGTATTTAAAATGGTTATGGAAGAATCAGACGAAACTATTAAAAGAATAACCATAGTTGAAGGTTCAGAATTAATAGGAAAATCCTTAGGAGAGTTATTACTCGCTACAAGAACAGGGATGACAGTTATAGCAATAAGAAGGAACGAATCATGGATATATGGCCCTGACAAAAACACCATTCTTGCAGCTGATGATACCCTTATAGCCAAAGGGAACGAAACTGGTGGAATCTTGCTTGAAAAGCTTGCAAAAAATGAAATAACACTTGAAGAATGTCTTGATTATGATGAAGTTATAGAAGACTAG
- the cutA gene encoding divalent-cation tolerance protein CutA yields the protein MYALVYITTSGKEESKKIGNMLVNEKLAACVNIIASIESIYLWKGEIEDDKESLLIAKTKADNIDKIIKRVKEIHSYETPAILAIPIIEGSKDYLDYLDNELS from the coding sequence ATGTATGCTTTAGTTTATATAACCACATCAGGAAAAGAAGAATCCAAAAAAATAGGAAATATGCTTGTTAATGAAAAATTAGCTGCATGTGTAAATATTATAGCTTCTATTGAATCTATTTATTTGTGGAAAGGAGAAATTGAAGATGATAAAGAGTCCCTTCTCATTGCAAAAACTAAAGCAGATAATATAGATAAGATTATAAAAAGAGTAAAAGAAATTCACAGTTATGAAACTCCTGCTATTTTGGCAATTCCAATAATAGAGGGATCTAAAGATTATTTGGATTATTTAGATAATGAACTTAGTTAA
- a CDS encoding Zn-ribbon domain-containing OB-fold protein encodes MKDIVRAWRHIPQRYSLIGSKCSQCGAIFFPKRVICPECRRKGKLEDIQLKGEGKIHTYSVINTPTEEFKTIAPYVVAIVELEEGAKITTQIVDCKPEDVEIGDEVEMVFRKIKEEGDDGVISYGYKFRLKNC; translated from the coding sequence ATGAAAGATATAGTAAGAGCGTGGCGCCATATTCCACAGCGATACAGTCTTATCGGATCAAAATGTTCACAGTGTGGAGCTATTTTTTTCCCAAAAAGAGTGATATGTCCTGAATGCAGGAGAAAGGGAAAATTAGAAGATATACAACTCAAGGGAGAGGGAAAGATCCACACATATTCTGTAATAAACACCCCTACTGAAGAATTTAAAACAATTGCCCCATATGTAGTGGCAATAGTTGAACTTGAAGAAGGGGCAAAAATAACAACCCAAATTGTCGATTGCAAACCAGAAGATGTTGAAATAGGCGATGAAGTTGAAATGGTCTTTAGAAAAATAAAAGAAGAAGGTGACGATGGAGTGATATCATATGGATACAAATTCAGACTCAAAAACTGCTAA
- a CDS encoding NAD+ synthase, with amino-acid sequence MHEDKRVIPELDEQKSVEIIYNFIKSKLEESKSEGLVIGLSGGIDSSVVAYLCANVVEIDKILGIILPSETTSSEDIEDAMVVAEKLGIKYKILHIDELIKPFPQLCPECSNSELANGNLKARIRMMILYYHSNSMNRLVAGTGNRTELLIGYFTKYGDGGVDILPIGDLYKTDVKKIANYLGIPKNIIEKAPTAGLWAGQTDEEELGIKYELLDKILYLMMDEKLSTEEIAQILEIPQDEVLRIKNRVEVSKHKLSSPSIAEIR; translated from the coding sequence ATGCACGAAGATAAAAGAGTAATTCCAGAATTAGATGAGCAAAAATCTGTAGAAATAATATATAACTTCATTAAAAGCAAATTAGAAGAATCAAAATCCGAAGGACTTGTTATAGGATTGAGTGGTGGAATTGACTCATCGGTTGTTGCTTATCTTTGTGCAAATGTAGTGGAAATAGACAAAATACTTGGAATTATACTTCCAAGTGAAACCACGTCTTCTGAGGATATAGAAGATGCGATGGTAGTTGCAGAAAAGCTTGGAATAAAATACAAGATTCTGCATATAGATGAGCTAATTAAACCTTTTCCTCAATTATGTCCAGAATGCAGCAACAGTGAACTTGCAAATGGCAATTTAAAGGCTAGAATACGGATGATGATCTTATATTACCATTCAAATTCTATGAATCGGCTGGTGGCAGGAACAGGTAATAGAACCGAACTTCTTATAGGTTATTTCACTAAATACGGTGATGGAGGAGTAGATATTCTCCCAATCGGCGATCTATACAAGACAGATGTGAAAAAAATTGCAAATTACCTCGGCATTCCTAAAAATATAATTGAAAAAGCTCCAACTGCAGGATTATGGGCAGGGCAAACCGATGAGGAAGAACTTGGGATAAAATATGAGCTACTTGATAAAATTTTATATCTTATGATGGATGAAAAGTTAAGCACAGAAGAAATTGCACAAATACTTGAAATTCCTCAAGATGAAGTTTTAAGGATAAAAAACAGGGTAGAAGTATCAAAACATAAGTTATCATCTCCATCTATTGCAGAAATCAGATAA
- a CDS encoding magnesium transporter: MEKIVKKTWKFVLIILNWMVRLAVLVSKRSLNALSIPFRITGKITRFFKDVSRVLGEGFTALFICSIGDLIAGIVLSGMTNQLEILPGLLILIPGAIGMRGNIFGALGSRLGSNLHIGTLSPELKQSDVLNQNIISTIILTIIMSIFLAFMAKIFSIVLGFESISIVDFTVISVLGGIFSGALLLPATILIAIKSYENGWDPDNVTTPLIATFGDLFTLPSILLAVQILLWIRNGFFEVILFALFISIGIIGFIVGIRGGTHLKKIIKHSTPTLFLSSIFGTTAGTILNTSFSVILNNPSILALVPLFSGESGDLVSILGARLSSGLHIGSIESTLRPTEGALRNFGIIIILAIIIYPLIGFLAHFGAVSLGIPSVGLNNMVLISTLAGLLLTPFMLLIAFYLNIFSYRRGLDPDNIVIPLSTSMTDPVANTFLVIMVILILGTVV; this comes from the coding sequence ATGGAGAAAATAGTGAAGAAGACCTGGAAATTTGTTCTTATCATTCTAAACTGGATGGTCAGATTAGCAGTCCTAGTGTCAAAAAGGTCTTTGAATGCTCTTTCAATACCATTTCGTATTACAGGTAAAATCACACGTTTTTTTAAGGACGTTTCAAGAGTTTTAGGAGAAGGATTCACAGCTCTCTTCATATGTAGTATTGGTGATTTAATAGCGGGTATAGTCCTAAGTGGAATGACTAATCAGCTTGAAATCCTTCCAGGACTACTTATTCTTATCCCTGGAGCAATCGGAATGAGAGGAAATATATTTGGGGCTTTAGGGTCACGATTAGGCTCAAATCTCCATATAGGTACGCTATCTCCAGAACTAAAACAATCAGATGTTCTAAATCAAAATATTATCTCTACAATCATTTTAACCATTATAATGTCTATCTTCCTTGCATTTATGGCTAAAATATTTTCCATTGTATTGGGTTTTGAAAGTATCAGCATAGTAGATTTTACAGTCATATCAGTGCTTGGAGGAATATTTTCTGGAGCACTGCTCTTACCTGCAACAATTTTAATCGCTATTAAAAGTTATGAAAACGGTTGGGACCCAGATAATGTAACCACTCCGTTAATAGCCACTTTTGGAGACCTTTTCACCCTTCCATCAATCCTTTTAGCCGTACAAATACTTTTGTGGATAAGAAACGGATTTTTTGAGGTAATATTATTTGCACTGTTTATTTCAATTGGAATTATTGGATTTATTGTAGGAATAAGGGGTGGAACTCACCTTAAAAAAATTATAAAACACAGCACACCCACACTTTTCTTATCTTCAATCTTTGGTACAACTGCAGGTACTATATTGAACACTAGTTTTTCAGTTATTTTGAATAATCCAAGTATTCTAGCACTGGTACCTTTGTTTTCAGGTGAAAGCGGAGACCTTGTAAGTATTCTTGGAGCAAGATTATCTTCAGGATTACATATTGGTTCAATAGAATCTACATTAAGACCTACTGAAGGTGCATTAAGAAACTTTGGAATAATTATAATTCTTGCAATAATTATTTATCCATTAATAGGATTTTTAGCTCATTTTGGAGCAGTTTCTCTAGGAATACCCTCAGTTGGGCTTAATAACATGGTTTTAATAAGTACATTAGCTGGATTATTGCTTACACCATTTATGCTGTTAATTGCATTCTATTTAAACATCTTTTCCTACAGAAGAGGTCTTGATCCAGATAATATAGTTATACCCTTATCTACAAGCATGACCGACCCTGTAGCAAATACATTCCTTGTAATTATGGTAATTTTAATATTAGGAACTGTAGTATAA
- the cfbA gene encoding sirohydrochlorin nickelochelatase yields the protein MDTNSDSKTAKIGVLLVGHGSRLPYGKDVVSKLGEMYRQNSDYLVEVGFMNMSKPSIPAAINMLAKQGAQKIIVTPVFLAHGVHTKQDIPHILGIDNGHEHSHGHDHGHSHHEDEETEEIEFDGDIIYTEPLGADPRLVDIIGDRVKNAL from the coding sequence ATGGATACAAATTCAGACTCAAAAACTGCTAAAATAGGCGTTTTGCTCGTGGGACATGGAAGCAGATTGCCCTACGGAAAAGACGTGGTAAGCAAGCTCGGTGAAATGTACAGACAAAATTCAGATTATCTTGTAGAAGTAGGATTTATGAATATGTCCAAACCTTCAATCCCCGCAGCTATAAATATGCTTGCAAAACAGGGCGCACAAAAAATTATCGTTACACCAGTATTTTTAGCTCATGGAGTCCACACAAAACAGGACATTCCTCACATTCTTGGTATAGACAATGGCCATGAACATTCACACGGTCATGATCACGGCCACAGCCATCATGAAGATGAAGAAACCGAAGAAATTGAATTTGATGGTGATATTATCTATACTGAGCCTCTTGGCGCTGATCCAAGGCTCGTGGATATTATTGGTGACAGGGTGAAAAACGCCCTTTAA
- the amrS gene encoding AmmeMemoRadiSam system radical SAM enzyme, translating into MKKEVLTYDKVGENLNCKVCERKCIIKEGDTGFCSMRANIGGKLCALNYGAASSVAVDPIEKKPLFHFYPGSTVFSLGSVGCNFRCKHCQNWNISQANLDEISTREILPEEAIRLTKQYGCKSIAWTYNEPTIWFEYTYDSAKLAKKEHIATVYVTNGYMSEESFDLIKPYLDAANIDLKGMSDKFYRDLCQARLQPVLDNIKRFYDNGTHIEITNLIIPGYNDSEEDIKALVKFMVEETGLEVPLHFTRFFPYYELGQLPPTPVESLRRAYNIAKEAGMKYVYIGNVSTGGEENTLCPECGKVLIQRNGFEIVDDKLKETRKCPTCKAPINIIT; encoded by the coding sequence ATGAAAAAAGAAGTCCTTACTTATGATAAAGTTGGAGAAAATTTAAATTGCAAGGTCTGTGAAAGAAAATGTATTATTAAAGAGGGAGATACAGGATTCTGCAGTATGAGGGCCAATATTGGAGGTAAACTCTGTGCTCTAAATTACGGTGCCGCTTCATCAGTTGCTGTTGACCCAATAGAAAAAAAGCCCCTTTTCCATTTTTATCCCGGTTCAACTGTTTTTTCCCTTGGATCTGTGGGCTGTAATTTCAGATGCAAACACTGTCAGAACTGGAATATATCCCAAGCAAATTTAGATGAGATTTCAACACGAGAAATACTTCCAGAGGAGGCTATACGCTTAACAAAACAGTATGGATGTAAATCAATAGCATGGACCTACAATGAACCCACAATATGGTTTGAATACACCTATGACAGTGCAAAATTAGCTAAAAAAGAACACATAGCAACGGTTTATGTAACAAATGGATATATGAGTGAAGAATCATTTGATCTTATCAAACCATATCTCGATGCTGCGAATATTGATCTAAAAGGCATGTCCGATAAATTCTATCGGGATCTATGTCAGGCCAGGCTTCAACCGGTTCTGGATAATATTAAGCGATTTTATGATAATGGAACCCATATAGAAATAACAAATTTAATTATACCTGGTTATAATGACTCTGAAGAAGATATAAAAGCTTTAGTAAAGTTTATGGTTGAAGAAACTGGTTTAGAAGTTCCATTACACTTTACAAGGTTTTTTCCATATTATGAACTGGGACAACTTCCACCTACACCAGTAGAATCTCTTAGAAGAGCATACAACATTGCTAAAGAAGCTGGAATGAAATATGTATATATTGGAAATGTTTCTACAGGTGGTGAAGAGAACACGTTATGTCCAGAGTGTGGAAAAGTCCTTATACAGAGAAATGGGTTTGAAATTGTTGATGATAAGCTTAAAGAAACTCGAAAATGTCCTACCTGTAAAGCACCCATAAACATTATAACATAA
- a CDS encoding M28 family peptidase, producing MDFEKITIIIILIILLSSFLLVNPAYNKESTDLSLVSHVKHIAKEIGPRPAGSESERETAHYLKSKFDAYGVKTEIQGFKYYSMDSKDIKRSENVIGTINGTSPKQIIICADLDTYYDKINGNYIEGANDDATGLALLIGLAKHYQQKKPYYTIKLIGFGAGEDEYTFPVDLNSKNSSDEYNKIIFIPYLVGARHYVLQNPDSVNNTIAVISLEAVGIGDPCFVNQDSFVENDPLFVNFLVSNTRFNGFNAEKIDFMAYNISGREVSISHIYLPFAYSNIPSTFLTCMENANTKSMIHDNSEIPGYLTVNDTYKNLVKNNGDEIGLQNHLNTVFNIVTINIDQMSVFYALKEHLPVNEAPI from the coding sequence ATGGACTTTGAAAAAATAACTATTATTATAATACTAATTATCCTTTTATCCTCATTTTTACTTGTAAATCCCGCATACAACAAGGAATCCACAGATTTATCCTTAGTATCTCATGTTAAACATATTGCAAAAGAAATAGGCCCCAGACCAGCCGGATCAGAAAGTGAAAGAGAAACAGCCCATTATCTTAAATCAAAATTTGATGCTTATGGAGTCAAAACCGAAATACAGGGATTTAAATACTATTCAATGGATTCAAAGGATATTAAAAGGTCTGAAAATGTTATAGGAACTATTAATGGGACTTCACCAAAACAGATCATCATATGTGCAGATTTAGATACTTATTACGATAAAATAAACGGCAATTATATTGAAGGCGCTAACGACGATGCAACAGGTCTTGCATTACTTATAGGACTTGCAAAACATTATCAACAAAAAAAACCTTATTATACCATTAAATTAATAGGTTTTGGGGCCGGAGAAGATGAATATACATTTCCAGTTGATTTAAATTCAAAGAACAGTTCAGATGAATACAACAAAATCATTTTCATCCCTTATCTTGTTGGAGCACGTCATTATGTTCTCCAAAATCCAGATTCTGTGAATAATACCATTGCAGTTATAAGTTTAGAGGCGGTTGGAATTGGAGACCCCTGTTTTGTTAATCAGGATTCATTTGTGGAAAATGATCCTCTTTTTGTTAATTTTTTAGTTTCAAATACCCGATTTAACGGCTTCAATGCAGAAAAAATTGACTTCATGGCCTACAACATAAGCGGCAGAGAGGTATCCATCAGCCATATCTATCTACCCTTTGCCTATTCTAATATTCCCTCAACATTTTTAACTTGCATGGAAAATGCAAATACTAAATCAATGATCCATGACAATAGTGAGATACCTGGTTATTTAACAGTTAACGACACCTATAAAAATCTTGTAAAAAATAATGGGGACGAAATAGGGCTTCAAAACCACCTCAACACAGTATTCAATATAGTTACTATAAATATAGATCAGATGTCAGTATTTTATGCTCTTAAAGAACATTTACCTGTTAATGAAGCCCCTATCTAA